Proteins from a genomic interval of Alkalinema sp. FACHB-956:
- a CDS encoding type II toxin-antitoxin system HicB family antitoxin, giving the protein METLKYTLIIQWSEEDQLYLVHCPDFPWQQFITHGRTYQEAARNGQAAIEGLIAVLQDNHQPVPVPSISPMLNVV; this is encoded by the coding sequence ATGGAGACGCTGAAATACACCCTGATCATTCAGTGGTCAGAAGAGGATCAACTCTATCTCGTTCATTGTCCCGATTTCCCGTGGCAGCAGTTTATTACCCACGGTAGAACCTATCAGGAAGCGGCGCGTAATGGACAGGCCGCGATCGAAGGGCTGATTGCGGTGCTACAGGATAATCATCAGCCCGTTCCTGTACCATCTATCAGTCCAATGCTGAATGTGGTTTAA
- a CDS encoding type II toxin-antitoxin system HicB family antitoxin, whose translation MSLSPYIHACIYRSDDHNGYVAECREISVVTQGQTLDEVTANLSETVALHLEDEDPSIFCLTAQPILQIMSALQ comes from the coding sequence ATGAGTTTATCCCCTTACATCCACGCTTGCATTTATCGTAGCGATGACCACAATGGCTACGTTGCCGAATGCCGCGAAATTTCCGTCGTCACCCAAGGGCAAACCCTCGATGAAGTCACCGCCAACCTCAGTGAAACCGTCGCCCTTCACCTAGAAGACGAAGATCCCTCAATCTTTTGTCTCACAGCCCAGCCCATTCTCCAGATCATGAGTGCTCTACAATAG
- a CDS encoding type II toxin-antitoxin system PemK/MazF family toxin, producing MLRQGELVLIPVPFTDLSSQKRRPVIIISSTQYNRHSRDALVVAVTSNPDLVPFSFTIDNPDLESGNLKKPSVIRADKIYALDQTLIIKRFGVVNQVVIDRIFILIQEIILGT from the coding sequence ATGCTTAGACAAGGTGAACTCGTTCTCATTCCTGTTCCATTCACTGACTTATCCTCTCAAAAGCGCCGACCAGTCATTATCATTTCTAGTACACAGTACAATCGCCACTCACGAGATGCACTGGTAGTTGCAGTCACCTCCAACCCCGATCTTGTACCGTTTAGCTTCACGATCGATAATCCAGATTTGGAAAGCGGAAATCTCAAAAAGCCTAGTGTCATCCGGGCTGACAAAATCTATGCCTTGGATCAAACGTTGATTATCAAAAGATTCGGTGTAGTGAATCAGGTAGTAATCGATCGCATCTTCATACTCATTCAAGAAATCATATTGGGAACATAG
- a CDS encoding COR domain-containing protein, protein MIREDLLAIIEEARQSGRKSLDLSWKQIQELPDSIGQLTNLTQLNLYNNQLTELPDSIGQLTNLTQLNLYNNQLTELPDSIGQLTNLTQLNLYNNQLTELPDSIGQLTNLTQLNLYNNQLTELPDSIGKLTNIKTLDLHDNKLVGLPDSIAQLSNLAILDISLNELKNLPDSIGQLHGLVTLYLSNNQLKNIPESIGRLTNLTALYINSNKLETLPRLVGKLIKLQTFNLEGNFLNTIPPEVIKQGGIAVRDYYRQHIEATTDFIYEAKLIIIGEGGSGKTSLANKLINSQYELKLEGGRNPEQSTEGIAVMYLDFNHYSGQKFRINIWDFGGQEIYHATHQFFLTKRSLYLLVADTRQENTDFNYWLEIVELLSEASPTLIIKNEKQDRPCQVNENQLRGRFPNLEKILATNLATNRGLPEICAAIKHHISQLPHIGTPLPKTWVNVRQALETDTRNYITQQEFLTLCDTHGFKRHEDKLQLSGYLHDLGVCLHFQDDDLLQRYVILKPEWGTTAVYKVLDTAKVRQNLGCFTSEDLKLIWADEQYADMRPELLQLMKNFKLCYEIPHRPKTYIAPQLLSPNQPDYPWDDTDNLILRYHYEFMPKGMLTRFIVEMHRLIDSDLVWKDGVILQSANTRAEVIEARYRNEIRIRISGYPKKSLLERIRHEFDKIHQSYGERLRFQEFIPCNCTTCKGSQTPHFYALNRLEERLKNNRYEIECDISYQMVYVEGLIDDVLRVESNQSSIVDGRDPVEDIQVYEKFPIFSMDVIKAYLNEVDELNSSTQNNMDIDDQVV, encoded by the coding sequence ATGATACGAGAAGATCTATTAGCCATCATTGAAGAAGCAAGGCAGAGTGGCCGGAAAAGTCTTGATTTGTCGTGGAAGCAAATTCAAGAATTACCTGATTCAATTGGTCAGCTAACTAACCTCACGCAATTAAATCTTTACAACAATCAACTGACTGAATTACCTGATTCGATTGGTCAGCTAACTAACCTCACGCAATTAAATCTTTACAACAATCAACTGACTGAATTACCTGATTCGATTGGTCAGCTAACTAACCTCACGCAATTAAATCTTTACAACAATCAACTGACTGAATTACCTGATTCGATTGGTCAGCTAACTAACCTCACGCAATTAAATCTTTACAACAATCAACTGACTGAATTACCTGATTCGATTGGCAAATTAACCAACATTAAAACACTTGATCTTCATGACAACAAATTGGTTGGCTTACCTGATTCAATTGCTCAACTAAGCAACCTTGCAATACTTGATATCAGTTTAAATGAGTTAAAGAATTTACCTGATTCAATTGGTCAATTACATGGTTTGGTAACACTTTATCTCAGCAACAATCAGCTGAAAAATATCCCTGAATCAATCGGTAGATTAACCAACCTTACAGCACTTTATATCAATAGTAATAAACTAGAGACTCTTCCTCGATTAGTTGGCAAATTAATCAAATTGCAAACATTCAATCTTGAGGGCAATTTCTTGAATACAATCCCTCCTGAGGTTATTAAACAAGGAGGAATTGCGGTTCGTGACTATTATCGACAGCACATAGAAGCAACCACAGATTTTATTTATGAAGCTAAGCTGATTATCATTGGTGAAGGTGGATCGGGTAAAACCAGCTTGGCAAATAAGCTAATCAACTCTCAATACGAGCTTAAACTCGAAGGCGGCAGAAATCCTGAACAATCGACAGAAGGAATTGCTGTTATGTACTTAGATTTTAATCATTATAGTGGTCAAAAATTCCGTATCAATATTTGGGACTTTGGTGGCCAAGAAATCTACCACGCTACCCACCAATTCTTTCTTACCAAACGATCCCTCTATCTCCTCGTTGCTGATACTCGACAAGAAAATACTGACTTTAACTATTGGTTGGAAATTGTTGAACTCCTCAGCGAAGCCAGTCCCACTCTGATCATCAAAAACGAAAAACAAGATCGTCCCTGTCAAGTGAATGAGAACCAACTGCGGGGCCGGTTTCCAAACCTAGAAAAAATTCTGGCAACCAATCTCGCTACTAATCGCGGCCTCCCCGAAATTTGTGCTGCTATCAAACACCACATCAGCCAACTTCCCCACATCGGCACCCCATTGCCCAAAACCTGGGTCAACGTCCGCCAAGCCCTTGAAACCGACACCCGCAACTACATCACCCAACAGGAATTCCTCACCCTCTGCGACACCCACGGCTTCAAACGCCACGAAGACAAACTCCAACTCAGCGGCTACCTCCACGACCTCGGCGTCTGCCTCCACTTCCAAGACGACGACCTCCTACAACGCTACGTCATCCTCAAACCTGAATGGGGCACCACTGCCGTCTACAAAGTCCTCGACACCGCTAAAGTCCGACAAAACCTCGGTTGCTTCACCAGCGAAGATCTCAAACTCATCTGGGCCGATGAACAATACGCCGACATGCGCCCAGAACTCCTGCAACTGATGAAAAACTTCAAGCTCTGCTACGAAATCCCCCACCGCCCCAAAACCTACATCGCCCCCCAACTCCTCTCCCCAAACCAACCCGATTATCCCTGGGACGACACCGATAACCTCATCCTGCGCTACCACTACGAATTCATGCCCAAAGGGATGCTCACCCGCTTCATCGTTGAAATGCATCGGCTCATCGACAGCGATCTCGTTTGGAAAGACGGCGTCATCCTCCAATCCGCCAACACCCGCGCCGAAGTCATCGAAGCCCGTTACCGCAACGAAATCCGCATCCGTATCTCCGGCTATCCCAAAAAATCCCTCCTAGAACGCATCCGCCACGAGTTCGACAAAATCCACCAATCCTATGGAGAACGTCTCCGCTTCCAAGAATTTATTCCCTGCAACTGCACTACCTGCAAAGGCTCCCAAACTCCGCATTTTTATGCACTTAATCGCTTGGAAGAACGACTCAAAAACAACCGATATGAGATCGAATGTGATATCAGCTATCAAATGGTATATGTGGAAGGTTTAATTGATGATGTTTTACGTGTAGAGAGCAATCAATCGAGTATTGTCGATGGTAGAGATCCAGTAGAAGATATACAAGTATACGAAAAGTTTCCTATTTTTTCTATGGACGTAATCAAAGCTTATCTAAAT